The Streptomyces racemochromogenes DNA segment TCCGCAAGGACGGCACCCGCGGCGACCTGCTCGTCACGGTGGAGGTCGCGGTTCCGGCGGAGCTGTCCGACAAGGCCCGCGAGGCCCTGGAGATGTACCGGGACGCCACCGGGTCCGAGGACCCGCGCGCCCTCCTGTTCGAGTCCGCGAAGGGAGCATGACATGGACGGCCGCCGACGACAGCCCCGCTTCGGCGAGGGGGCCTACCAGCTCACCGACGAGACCCCGGTCTACGTGATCTCGGTGGCCGCCCAGCTCTCGGGCCTGCATCCGCAGACCCTGCGCCAGTACGACCGCCTCGGTCTGGTCTCGCCGGACCGTACGGCCGGCCGCGGCCGGCGGTATTCGGCCAGGGACATCGAACTGCTCCGCACGGTGCAGCAGCTGTCCCAGGACGAGGGCATCAACCTGGCCGGCATCAAGCGGATCATCGAACTGGAGAACCAGGTGGCCGCGCTCCAGCAGCGCGTCGCCGAGCTGTCCGCCGCCGTGGACGGGGCCGCCGCCGCGCTCCAGGCCCGCGAGGCCCAGGTGCACGC contains these protein-coding regions:
- a CDS encoding heat shock protein transcriptional repressor HspR encodes the protein MDGRRRQPRFGEGAYQLTDETPVYVISVAAQLSGLHPQTLRQYDRLGLVSPDRTAGRGRRYSARDIELLRTVQQLSQDEGINLAGIKRIIELENQVAALQQRVAELSAAVDGAAAALQAREAQVHASYRRDLVPYQPPVPGNALVVWRPAKRPGD